A window of the Lolium perenne isolate Kyuss_39 chromosome 7, Kyuss_2.0, whole genome shotgun sequence genome harbors these coding sequences:
- the LOC127323944 gene encoding uncharacterized protein: MSVFGGDSWARESQQRKRRLDDLMLPAAATSSSSSSPTASGSFKRLSSGKFACLVCPHRPVLDSSLMLSVEFDSEEDDPNIFLG, from the exons ATGAGCGTATTCGGCGGCGATAGCTGGGCGCGTGAATCGCAGCAGCGCAAGCGCCGCCTGGACGACCTCATGCTCCCTGCCGCGGCcacctcctcctcatcttcctctccgACCGCATCTGGTTCCTTCAAGAGGCTCTCAAGCGGCAAGTTCGCCTGCCTCGTGTGCCCCCACCGCCCCGTCCTCGACTCCTCTCTCATGCTCTCG GTTGAATTTGACtcggaggaagatgatcctaacATCTTCCTCGGCTAG
- the LOC127323943 gene encoding patatin-like protein 2 yields MASTSSAEGARQNSPDKDKVVTVLSIDGGGVRGIIPATILAFLEEELKKLDGPDVRIADYFDVVAGTSTGGLLTVMLTAPDKNGRPLFDANDLAKFYIDESPKIFPQKNSIFSKIGTALKMATGPKYNGKYLHSLLRQYLGETRLDGTLTNVVIPTFDIAYLQPTIFSTFQLKQHPARNALLSDITISTSAAPTFFPAHYFETKDDKGDTRSFNLVDGGLAANNPTLCAMSQVSQDIILGNGEFFPQSAVDYGKFIVISLGCGLNPSEKYSAKDAAKWGILNWIIKDGTVPIVDMFNAASADMVDIHLCVLFSALRSSKRYLRIQYDQLSGSAGSIDDCSKANLDRLVEIGNELLRSNVSRVDLETGRNVEMPDEGTNSEQLIKFAKQLSAERSRRKKVLQIN; encoded by the exons ATGGCAAGTACCAGTTCAGCCGAAGGTGCACGCCAGAATTCCCCTGACAAGGACAAGGTGGTCACTGTCCTGAGCATCGACGGCGGCGGTGTCAGAGGGATCATCCCTGCCACCATCCTCGCCTTCCTTGAAGAGGAGCTGAAA AAACTGGACGGGCCGGATGTTAGGATCGCAGACTACTTTGACGTGGTCGCTGGCACAAGCACCGGAGGCCTCCTAACGGTGATGCTCACAGCTCCAGACAAGAATGGACGGCCCCTGTTTGATGCCAATGATTTGGCCAAGTTCTACATCGACGAGTCGCCCAAAATATTCCCACAGAA gaactcgatcttctccaagATCGGCACAGCTTTGAAGATGGCTACCGGGCCCAAGTACAACGGCAAGTACCTCCATTCGCTGCTCCGTCAGTACCTTGGTGAAACGAGGTTGGACGGGACGCTAACGAATGTGGTCATCCCGACCTTCGATATCGCATACCTGCAACCGACGATTTTCTCGACCTTTCAG TTGAAGCAACATCCTGCAAGAAATGCGCTCCTATCGGACATCACGATCAGCACCTCCGCCGCACCGACGTTCTTCCCTGCTCACTACTTCGAAACCAAAGACGACAAAGGCGACACGAGGTCCTTCAACCTCGTCGACGGCGGCCTAGCTGCCAACAACCCT ACGCTATGCGCCATGAGCCAAGTGTCCCAGGACATCATCCTGGGGAACGGCGAGTTCTTCCCGCAGAGCGCGGTGGACTACGGGAAGTTCATAGTCATCTCCCTCGGCTGTGGGTTGAACCCGAGCGAGAAGTACAGCGCCAAGGATGCCGCCAAGTGGGGGATCTTGAACTGGATCATCAAGGACGGCACCGTCCCCATCGTCGACATGTTCAACGCAGCTAGTGCCGACATGGTGGACATCCACCTCTGTGTCCTCTTCAGCGCCCTGCGCTCCTCCAAGCGCTACTTGCGCATCCAG TATGATCAACTGAGCGGAAGTGCGGGCTCCATTGACGACTGCTCCAAAGCAAACTTGGATAGGCTGGTGGAGATCGGGAATGAGCTCCTCAGGAGCAACGTATCCCGGGTGGACCTGGAGACGGGCCGGAATGTGGAGATGCCCGACGAGGGCACCAACTCGGAGCAGCTCATCAAGTTCGCAAAGCAGCTCTCCGCTGAGCGAAGCCGGCGCAAGAAGGTGCTTCAAATTAACTAA
- the LOC127323945 gene encoding patatin-like protein 2 has protein sequence MTSTSSAKGAPQSPSDKEKLVTVLSIDGGGIRGIIPATILAFLEEELKKLDGLDARIADYFDVVAGTSTGGLLTVMLTAPDKNGRPLFDAKDLAKFYIDESPKIFPQKNSIFSKISTALRMVSRPKYNGKYLHSLLRRYLGETRLDRTLTNVVIPTFDIAYLQPTIFSSFQLKHHPANNALLSDIAIGTSAAPTFFPAHYFETKDDKGDPRSFNLIDGGLAANNPTLCAMSQVSQDIILGDGELFMQNPVNYGKFMVVSIGCGLNPKEKYSAKDAAKWGILNWIVKDGTAPIVDMFNAASADMVDIHLSVLFGALRSSHRYLRIQYDQLSGSAGSIDDCSKENMDRLVEIGNELLRKNVSRVDLETGRNVEITGEGTNSEQLSKFARQLSAERSRRKSMLQIN, from the exons ATGACAAGTACCAGTTCGGCCAAAGGTGCACCCCAGAGTCCCTCTGACAAGGAGAAGCTGGTCACGGTCCTGAGCATCGATGGCGGCGGTATCAGAGGGATCATCCCGGCCACCATCCTTGCCTTCCTAGAAGAGGAGCTCAAA AAACTGGACGGTCTGGATGCTAGGATTGCAGACTATTTCGACGTTGTCGCTGGCACGAGCACTGGTGGCCTCCTGACGGTGATGCTTACAGCTCCAGACAAGAATGGACGGCCACTGTTCGACGCCAAGGATTTGGCGAAGTTCTACATTGATGAGTCGCCCAAAATATTCCCACAGAA gaactcgatcttttccaagATCAGCACAGCTCTGAGGATGGTTAGCAGGCCCAAGTACAACGGCAAATACCTCCATTCGCTGCTTCGTCGGTACCTTGGTGAAACTAGGTTGGACAGGACGCTAACGAATGTGGTTATCCCTACTTTCGATATTGCATACTTGCAACCCACAATTTTCTCGAGCTTTCAG TTGAAGCACCATCCTGCAAACAACGCTCTCTTGTCGGACATCGCGATCGGCACTTCCGCGGCACCAACGTTCTTCCCGGCACACTACTTTGAGACCAAAGACGACAAAGGTGACCCGAGGTCCTTCAACCTCATCGATGGCGGCCTCGCCGCCAACAACCCT ACGCTCTGCGCCATGAGCCAAGTGTCCCAGGACATCATATTGGGGGACGGCGAGCTCTTTATGCAGAACCCGGTGAACTACGGGAAGTTCATGGTCGTCTCCATCGGCTGTGGGTTGAACCCAAAAGAGAAGTACAGCGCCAAGGATGCTGCCAAGTGGGGTATCTTGAACTGGATCGTCAAGGACGGCACCGCCCCCATCGTGGACATGTTCAACGCAGCTAGTGCCGACATGGTGGACATCCACCTCTCTGTCCTCTTCGGCGCCCTGCGCTCCTCCCACCGCTACCTGCGCATCCAG TATGATCAATTGAGCGGAAGTGCGGGCTCGATCGACGACTGCTCTAAAGAAAACATGGATAGGCTGGTGGAGATCGGGAATGAGCTTCTCAGGAAGAATGTATCCCGAGTGGACCTGGAGACCGGCCGGAACGTGGAGAT CACCGGCGAGGGCACCAACTCGGAGCAGCTCTCCAAGTTCGCAAGGCAGCTCTCTGCTGAGCGAAGCCGGCGCAAGAGTATGCTTCAGATTAACTAG